One part of the Phragmites australis chromosome 3, lpPhrAust1.1, whole genome shotgun sequence genome encodes these proteins:
- the LOC133912982 gene encoding glucan endo-1,3-beta-glucosidase 8-like — translation MAASYRLVVVAALVAVLGVAGLPAAGGLGVNWGTMATHQLPPRTVVRMLHDNGIRKVKLFDADAEPMDALAGSGVEVMVAIPNNMLDMMTDYDTAREWVHQNVSAYNFDGGVNIKYVAVGNEPFLSSFNGTFLNVTFPALRNVQRALDDAGLGSTIKATVPLNADVYNSPKSNPVPSAGRFRPEIADLMTEIVQFLNQSGAPFTVNIYPFLSLYGNDGFPLDYAFFDGTSSPVVDNGIQYTNVFDANFDTLVSALGAAGVGGLPVVVGEVGWPTDGDTQATAAYAQRFYAGLLRKLAANAGTPLRPSQYIEVYLFSLIDEDAKSVAPGNFERHWGIVRYDGQPKYAMDLSGQGRNMALVAARGVRYLPRQWCVVNPNAPDMSRIGDNVNYACTFSDCTSLGYGSTCNGMDAVGNASYAFNMYFQVQNQVAGSCDFQGLAVQTTQDPSTNACNFTIQIAPSMAGHRRAPLATAVLLSILLAVMVAP, via the exons ATGGCGGCGAGCTACCGGTTGGTCGTCGTTGCCGCTCTGGTGGCGGTCCTCGGCGTCGCGGGGCTGCCGGCGGCGGGAGGGCTCGGGGTGAACTGGGGCACGATGGCGACGCACCAGCTGCCGCCGCGCACCGTGGTGCGGATGCTGCACGACAACGGTATCAGGAAGGTGAAGCTGttcgacgccgacgccgagccGATGGACGCGCTCGCCGGCAGCGGCGTGGAGGTGATGGTGGCCATCCCCAACAACATGCTGGACATGATGACGGACTACGACACAGCCAGGGAGTGGGTGCACCAGAACGTCAGCGCGTACAACTTCGACGGCGGCGTGAACATCAA GTACGTAGCCGTCGGGAATGAGCCCTTCCTGTCGTCTTTCAACGGCACGTTCCTGAACGTCACCTTCCCTGCCCTGAGGAACGTCCAGCGCGCGCTCGACGATGCCGGCCTCGGCAGCACCATCAAGGCCACCGTGCCGCTGAACGCCGACGTGTACAACTCCCCGAAGAGCAACCCCGTGCCGTCGGCAGGGAGGTTCCGGCCAGAAATCGCCGACCTCATGACGGAGATCGTGCAGTTCCTAAACCAGAGCGGCGCGCCCTTCACCGTCAACATCTACCCGTTCCTGAGCCTCTACGGCAACGACGGCTTCCCGCTCGACTACGCCTTCTTCGACGGCACGAGCAGCCCCGTCGTGGACAACGGCATCCAGTACACCAACGTGTTCGACGCCAACTTCGACACGCTCGTGTCCGCGCTCGGCGCGGCCGGCGTCGGCGGCCTGCCGGTCGTGGTCGGCGAGGTCGGATGGCCGACCGACGGCGACACGCAAGCCACCGCGGCGTACGCGCAGCGGTTCTACGCGGGGCTGCTCCGGAAGCTGGCCGCCAACGCCGGCACGCCACTGCGGCCGAGCCAGTACATCGAGGTGTACCTGTTCAGCCTCATCGACGAGGACGCCAAGAGCGTGGCGCCGGGCAATTTCGAGCGGCACTGGGGCATCGTGCGGTACGACGGCCAGCCGAAATACGCCATGGACCTGTCCGGGCAGGGCCGGAACATGGCGCTCGTGGCGGCGCGGGGAGTCCGGTACCTGCCCCGCCAGTGGTGCGTGGTCAACCCCAACGCGCCGGACATGAGCAGAATCGGCGACAACGTCAACTACGCGTGCACCTTCTCCGACTGCACATCGCTCGGGTACGGCTCGACGTGCAACGGCATGGACGCCGTCGGCAACGCCTCGTACGCGTTCAACATGTACTTCCAGGTGCAGAACCAGGTGGCGGGCAGCTGCGACTTCCAGGGGCTCGCCGTGCAGACGACGCAGGACCCGTCCACGAACGCCTGCAACTTCACCATACAGATCGCGCCGTCGATGGCCGGACACCGGCGCGCGCCGCTGGCGACCGCTGTGCTCCTCTCGATTCTTCTCGCTGTCATGGTTGCTCCCTGA
- the LOC133912983 gene encoding uncharacterized protein LOC133912983, with translation MEAAPAIRTSSASSVASRPSRLLAGPSSGHARALAALPPPRAVASSRAPLVVSSPPPTAPAYAKVDRSGRFCSPRAARELALMISYAACLEGTDVVRLFDRRISARREPGFVFDKACLLSYNHMSFGGGPLEVGTEEEAEKLTSQNEKDSANEAEVLSAPPKLVYNNFVLRLSRELLVAVAGGWDKHVDIINKITPQTWKDEPVARILELCILHIAMAEMTSKGTPHKVVINEAVDLAKRFCDGGAPRVINGCLRTFVKDHFDITGTSQAAETKA, from the exons ATGGAAGCAGCACCTGCCATCCGCACATCCTCGGCCTCTTCCGTAGCATCGAGACCCAGCCGCCTCCTCGCAGGCCCATCCTCCGGGCACGCCCGGGCGCTCGCGGCACTGCCTCCGCCCCgcgccgtcgcctcctcccgcgCGCCGCTGGTAGTCTCCAGCCCGCCCCCTACCGCGCCCGCGTACGCCAAGGTCGACCGCTCCGGCCGGTTCTGCAGCCCCCGCGCCGCCCGGGAGCTCGCGCT GATGATTTCCTATGCGGCGTGCCTGGAGGGCACCGACGTCGTCCGGCTCTTCGACCGCAGGATCAGCGCGAGGCGAG AGCCCGGGTTTGTTTTTGACAAGGCGTGCTTGCTGAGCTACAACCATATGAGCTTCGGCGGGGGACCTCTCGAGGTTGggacggaggaggaggctgaGAAGCTGACCAGTCAGAACGAGAAGGATTCAGCCAACG AAGCAGAAGTTCTTTCAGCTCCTCCAAAGCTTGTTTACAACAACTTTGTTCTACG GTTGTCCAGGGAACTTTTAGTGGCTGTTGCTGGTGGATGGGATAAACATGTTGATATCATCAACAAAATAACTCCCCAGACTTGGAAG GATGAGCCTGTGGCAAGGATACTTGAGCTCTGCATTCTTCATATTGCTATGGCAGAGATGACATCAAAAGGAACACCTCACAAAGTTGTCATTAATGAG GCAGTAGATCTGGCGAAGAGATTTTGCGACGGCGGTGCTCCTCGGGTAATCAATGGATGCCTTCGAACATTTGTAAAGGATCACTTCGACATTACAGGCACCAGTCAGGCAGCTGAGACAAAAGCGTGA